The genomic region CATCAAAGAGGTTTTGCCTGATTCCGCGGCGGCTGCGTCCGGTCTGGAGGTTGGCGACAGGATTCAAAAAATTGACGGAAAAACGATTCATATCTATGATGAATTGCAATATACATTGCAGTCCAACCACGGGGAAAGCCTGATGCTGGACGTGGTGGATGCCGCAGGGACGCATCATAAATATAAGCTGCAGCCAAAGCTGGACGAGAAGCAGGGCAGATATCTGATTGGCTTTTCGCCTGAGGTGAAAACAGGGCTGCTTGCAGAAAGCGTGGACGGCTACGCGAAAATGGGCATTGCAGAAACGGCACGTTACAGCCTATTCGCTATGATAAATTATGTAAAAATGACGGCAGAGGGACTTCTGCGCGTGTTTACCTTTACGGCGAACCCCGATGAATATGGCGGCCCGATTGCAATTTTTAATATGGTTGGACAAAGCTATCAGGCAGGGCTGCAATACAGCATTAAGGCGGCAATCCAGAACGTGGTTTATATCGGTGCGGTGCTGAGTGCAAACCTCGGTGTGTTAAATCTGTTTCCAATTCCTGCGCTGGACGGCGGGCGAATT from Anaerotignum faecicola harbors:
- a CDS encoding M50 family metallopeptidase → MITIILLGVLVIAHEFGHFIIAKKNGIWVQEFAVGMGPKIFSRTKGDTEYSIRILPLGGFCRMEGEAEDGASSSTSFLSKSVGARMAVMAAGPVMNFLLAFLMIFGLTCTTYTATPVIKEVLPDSAAAASGLEVGDRIQKIDGKTIHIYDELQYTLQSNHGESLMLDVVDAAGTHHKYKLQPKLDEKQGRYLIGFSPEVKTGLLAESVDGYAKMGIAETARYSLFAMINYVKMTAEGLLRVFTFTANPDEYGGPIAIFNMVGQSYQAGLQYSIKAAIQNVVYIGAVLSANLGVLNLFPIPALDGGRILFLLIEAVRRKPMDIETESKLQFLGFVFLMGLMAFVIFSDIKKYMI